A genomic stretch from Campylobacter lari subsp. concheus includes:
- a CDS encoding FAD-linked oxidase C-terminal domain-containing protein, whose product MQEIHQKFFQDLLGVENAHFDPIHKRAYSYDATKKHYLPDGVLFPRDENDISQILKYCNENKIIVIPRGSGSGFTGGSLAVNGGVVLSFEKHMNKILEIDLENLVAVVQPGVINMALQEKAKEYGLFYPPDPASMEYSSLGGNVSENAGGMRAAKYGITKDYVMALRAVLPNGEIIRAGKKTIKDVAGYNLAGILIASEGSLAVLSEITLKLVALPKFKKTAMGIFNSIDEAMNAVYKTLAKGVTPVSMEFLDQLSIQALEQKFQKGLPMDAGAILIADVDGNVEEALEADLKILQESFYESGVREFKIAKDEQEAADIWFARRNCSQSIAMYGNLKLNEDITVPRSKLPELLKGIAEISKKYGFKIPCFGHTGDGNVHTNVMVSDKNNPELVKKGYEAVEEVFKLTVSLGGTLSGEHGIGISKAPFMKLAFSEAEMDLMRNIKKAFDPNNILNPFKMGL is encoded by the coding sequence ATGCAAGAAATTCATCAAAAATTCTTTCAAGATCTTTTAGGGGTTGAAAATGCACATTTTGATCCTATCCATAAAAGAGCGTATAGCTATGATGCTACTAAAAAGCATTATTTGCCTGATGGAGTGCTTTTCCCAAGAGATGAAAATGATATTAGTCAAATTTTAAAATATTGCAATGAAAATAAAATCATCGTTATTCCTAGGGGATCAGGTAGTGGATTTACTGGTGGAAGCTTAGCCGTTAATGGCGGAGTAGTGCTAAGCTTTGAAAAACATATGAATAAAATTTTAGAAATTGATCTTGAAAATTTAGTCGCAGTAGTACAACCTGGTGTGATAAATATGGCTTTACAAGAAAAAGCAAAAGAATATGGTTTATTTTATCCACCTGATCCTGCTAGCATGGAGTATTCTTCTTTGGGAGGAAATGTAAGCGAAAATGCAGGGGGTATGAGGGCTGCTAAGTATGGTATAACTAAAGATTATGTAATGGCTTTAAGAGCAGTTTTACCTAATGGAGAAATCATTAGAGCAGGTAAAAAAACCATAAAAGATGTGGCAGGCTATAATCTAGCTGGAATTTTAATAGCAAGTGAAGGGTCTTTGGCTGTGCTTAGCGAGATTACTCTAAAACTAGTAGCTTTGCCAAAGTTTAAAAAGACAGCTATGGGGATTTTTAACAGCATTGATGAAGCGATGAATGCAGTTTATAAAACTTTAGCTAAAGGTGTAACTCCTGTATCTATGGAATTTTTAGATCAATTAAGCATACAAGCATTAGAGCAAAAATTCCAAAAAGGCTTACCTATGGATGCGGGTGCGATTTTAATCGCTGATGTAGATGGTAATGTAGAAGAGGCTTTGGAGGCGGATTTAAAAATCTTGCAAGAAAGTTTTTATGAATCTGGTGTAAGAGAGTTTAAAATAGCAAAAGATGAACAAGAAGCAGCTGATATTTGGTTTGCTAGAAGAAATTGCTCTCAAAGTATAGCAATGTATGGAAATTTAAAGCTTAATGAAGATATTACAGTACCGCGTTCAAAACTACCTGAGCTTTTAAAAGGCATAGCTGAAATTTCTAAAAAATATGGTTTTAAAATCCCTTGTTTTGGTCATACTGGCGATGGGAATGTACATACTAATGTAATGGTAAGTGATAAAAACAATCCTGAATTAGTTAAAAAAGGTTATGAAGCTGTAGAAGAGGTGTTTAAGCTTACAGTCTCTTTAGGTGGGACTTTAAGTGGAGAGCATGGTATAGGCATTTCAAAAGCTCCTTTTATGAAGCTTGCTTTTAGTGAAGCTGAAATGGACTTAATGAGAAATATTAAAAAAGCATTTGATCCAAATAATATACTCAATCCTTTCAAAATGGGACTTTGA
- the tpx gene encoding thiol peroxidase produces MASITYKGQNIELAGIELEVGDNAPKVVLKTKNLAPVEIAPPGKTQILLTLPSLDTPVCSKQAKETNKRLASMKNIEVIIISMDLPFAMDRFCATEGIGNIITASDFAFKDFGINYGVLINDSIFAGLLARAAFVVKDGKIAYKQLVKELMGKIDFKDLELFMHRNYGYPLN; encoded by the coding sequence ATGGCAAGCATTACATACAAAGGTCAAAATATAGAACTTGCAGGAATTGAACTAGAAGTTGGTGATAATGCTCCAAAGGTAGTTCTAAAAACCAAAAATCTTGCTCCAGTAGAAATAGCACCACCTGGGAAAACTCAAATTTTATTAACTCTACCTAGCTTGGATACACCAGTATGTTCAAAACAAGCCAAAGAAACCAACAAAAGACTAGCTTCTATGAAAAATATTGAAGTTATTATTATTAGTATGGATTTACCTTTTGCTATGGATCGCTTTTGTGCTACTGAAGGGATTGGTAATATTATAACCGCAAGTGATTTTGCTTTTAAAGATTTTGGCATAAACTATGGGGTGTTAATAAATGATAGTATATTTGCAGGATTATTAGCAAGAGCAGCCTTTGTAGTCAAAGATGGAAAAATAGCGTATAAGCAACTTGTGAAAGAGTTAATGGGAAAAATTGATTTTAAAGATTTAGAACTTTTTATGCATAGAAATTATGGTTACCCTTTGAATTAA
- the cysK gene encoding cysteine synthase A: MSVYNNILDCIGNTPIISLKEFAPNLYAKCEYFNPSHSIKDRAAVEMIKQALNEGKINQETTIIEATSGNTGIALAMICASLKLKLIIAMPESMSIERRKMMSFFGAKLELTQASKGMQGALDRANELLSEIPNSFMISQFENINNKNAHRKNTALEILKALPDLDIFLAGFGTGGTISGVGEILKEHNPNIKIIALEPAASPLLSQNTAASHKIQGIGANFIPKILNQKIIDEIVCVSNEDAINTALELGKNGIMAGISSGANVFMARKIALENPDKKVLTMLNDTAERYLSTDLFANL; encoded by the coding sequence TTTATAATAATATCTTAGATTGTATAGGTAATACCCCGATTATTTCTTTAAAAGAATTTGCTCCAAATCTTTATGCTAAATGTGAGTATTTTAATCCAAGTCATTCTATAAAAGATAGAGCGGCTGTAGAGATGATAAAACAGGCTTTAAATGAAGGTAAGATTAATCAAGAAACAACCATTATAGAAGCTACAAGTGGAAATACTGGCATAGCTTTAGCAATGATTTGTGCAAGCTTAAAACTTAAACTTATCATAGCTATGCCTGAGTCTATGAGTATTGAGCGTAGAAAAATGATGAGTTTTTTTGGTGCAAAGCTAGAGCTTACTCAAGCAAGTAAAGGTATGCAAGGAGCACTTGATAGAGCTAATGAACTTTTGAGTGAAATTCCAAATTCGTTTATGATAAGTCAATTTGAAAATATCAACAACAAAAATGCACATAGAAAAAATACTGCTTTAGAAATTTTAAAAGCTTTACCTGATCTTGATATTTTTTTAGCAGGTTTTGGTACAGGTGGGACTATTAGCGGGGTAGGAGAAATTTTAAAAGAACATAATCCTAATATCAAAATCATAGCTTTAGAACCCGCAGCTTCGCCGCTTTTGAGCCAAAATACCGCTGCAAGCCATAAAATTCAAGGTATAGGTGCAAATTTTATCCCTAAAATTTTAAATCAAAAAATCATAGATGAGATAGTTTGTGTAAGCAATGAAGATGCTATAAATACAGCTTTAGAACTTGGTAAAAATGGTATAATGGCAGGAATTTCAAGTGGCGCAAATGTTTTTATGGCTAGAAAAATTGCCTTAGAAAATCCTGATAAGAAAGTTTTAACTATGCTAAATGATACAGCCGAACGGTATTTATCAACTGATTTATTTGCAAATTTATAA
- a CDS encoding peptidoglycan DD-metalloendopeptidase family protein gives MKKIFISLLISIKLFAISSVEELSWENGKTLLDFLQDHSIPLNLYYNLDGEDKELSAEITSGVKYQMLKDEQGELEQVLIPISDDLQIHIYKNIENKFVLSFTPISYTKEKRTIRVAINNSAYQDVYDESGSVTLARAMVRAFKNSVNFKNVRKGDSVVLIYEQKRRLGRLFGDINIQAALANIRGKEYSVFLYKDSYYNAQGKELENFFLTKPVKYTRISDRFTRARYHPILKRYRAHLGIDYAAPTGTPVKSAGDGTISFVGTKGGYGKVVQVKHVSGYMTLYAHLSRFAKIKRGQKVKQGQVIAYVGSTGMSTGPHLHFGLYLNNKAINPETIVKIPKSSLSGRNKEEFLKMAKEYENRLQSIDENYKNPPKEQNIENSMEL, from the coding sequence ATGAAAAAAATTTTCATATCTTTACTTATATCCATAAAACTTTTTGCTATCTCAAGTGTTGAAGAACTTTCTTGGGAAAATGGCAAAACTTTACTTGATTTTTTACAAGATCATTCTATACCACTTAATTTATATTATAATCTTGATGGAGAAGATAAAGAACTAAGCGCAGAAATCACAAGTGGTGTTAAATACCAAATGCTAAAAGATGAGCAAGGTGAACTTGAGCAAGTCTTAATCCCAATTAGTGATGATTTACAAATTCATATTTACAAAAATATAGAAAATAAATTTGTATTGAGTTTTACTCCTATTTCTTACACTAAAGAAAAACGAACTATTCGCGTAGCTATCAACAACTCAGCTTATCAAGATGTTTATGATGAAAGTGGTAGTGTAACCTTAGCAAGAGCCATGGTAAGAGCTTTTAAAAATAGTGTTAACTTTAAAAATGTCAGAAAGGGCGATAGCGTAGTATTAATTTATGAGCAAAAAAGAAGACTAGGGAGACTTTTTGGTGATATTAATATCCAAGCAGCTTTAGCTAATATTAGAGGTAAAGAATATTCTGTGTTTTTATATAAAGATTCTTATTATAATGCTCAAGGAAAAGAACTTGAAAATTTCTTTTTAACTAAACCTGTTAAATATACAAGGATTTCAGATCGTTTTACTAGAGCAAGATATCATCCTATATTAAAACGTTATAGAGCTCACTTAGGTATTGACTATGCCGCTCCAACGGGTACTCCGGTTAAGAGCGCAGGAGATGGAACAATTAGTTTTGTTGGAACAAAAGGTGGTTATGGTAAGGTTGTACAAGTAAAACACGTATCAGGCTATATGACTTTATATGCTCATCTTAGCCGTTTTGCAAAAATCAAACGTGGTCAAAAAGTTAAACAAGGCCAAGTAATTGCTTATGTAGGCTCTACTGGTATGAGTACTGGACCACATTTGCATTTTGGACTTTATCTAAATAATAAAGCAATTAATCCTGAAACCATAGTGAAAATTCCAAAATCAAGCCTAAGTGGCAGAAATAAAGAAGAATTTTTAAAAATGGCAAAAGAGTATGAAAACCGCTTACAAAGCATTGATGAAAACTATAAAAATCCACCAAAAGAACAAAACATAGAAAATTCTATGGAGCTTTGA
- the mgtE gene encoding magnesium transporter — protein sequence MMNDFLEAQELLKNISKDQSTYETNEALKTIKRYNEELYLQTLKSFDTYTLANVATITPEHILEDILEHLSITKIAKAVEELESDDATDLIKRFEELNPQKTLAILNRLSSEDKEEILRLKNYDENTAGAYMQTEIFTASIDESIEKAIKRYRILKHSGQVDQIFQVYIINNQGKLCNAINLSDLLLWDFKLSFADIIKNNNERYKSYSIKDHEDIQKAIDIVEDYDLSVLAVVNDDGVLLGRITYDDIHDLIQENATEQIYNLAGVDADVEEESAFKAAKARAFWLMINLTTSLISANIISLFSGEIEQLVALAVLMPIVASMGGNTGSQALAVTVRKLSLNEVEFKDAKKVILRESGISLLNGFIFASIMSIIAFIWFKTALLGLVIALSMLINLALAGFVGSFVPLTLKKFKIDPAVGSSVVITAITDGLGFFSFLLLAKMILL from the coding sequence ATGATGAATGATTTTTTAGAAGCACAAGAACTTTTAAAAAATATTTCCAAAGATCAAAGCACCTATGAAACCAATGAAGCCCTAAAGACTATCAAAAGATACAACGAAGAGCTTTATTTGCAAACTCTTAAATCTTTTGATACTTACACACTTGCAAATGTGGCTACTATAACACCTGAACATATATTAGAAGATATTTTAGAACACTTAAGTATTACAAAGATTGCAAAAGCAGTAGAAGAGCTTGAAAGTGATGATGCAACAGACTTAATTAAGCGTTTTGAAGAGCTAAATCCACAAAAAACTTTAGCTATTTTAAACCGCTTAAGTTCCGAAGATAAAGAAGAAATTTTACGCCTTAAAAATTATGATGAAAATACTGCTGGTGCTTATATGCAAACAGAAATTTTCACAGCTTCTATTGATGAGAGTATAGAAAAGGCTATTAAAAGATATAGAATTTTAAAGCATTCAGGACAAGTAGATCAAATTTTTCAAGTTTACATCATAAATAATCAAGGGAAGCTTTGCAATGCTATCAACTTAAGCGATCTTTTGCTTTGGGATTTTAAACTAAGTTTTGCAGATATTATTAAAAACAACAATGAAAGATATAAAAGCTATAGCATAAAAGATCATGAAGATATACAAAAGGCTATTGATATAGTAGAAGATTATGATTTGAGTGTTTTAGCGGTTGTAAATGACGATGGAGTACTTTTGGGTAGAATTACTTATGATGATATTCATGATTTAATCCAAGAAAATGCAACAGAGCAAATTTATAACCTAGCTGGAGTTGATGCAGATGTTGAAGAAGAAAGTGCTTTTAAAGCGGCTAAAGCTAGAGCTTTTTGGCTTATGATTAATCTTACCACTTCATTAATCTCAGCTAATATCATCAGTCTTTTTTCAGGTGAAATAGAACAACTTGTAGCTCTAGCAGTACTTATGCCTATTGTAGCTTCCATGGGAGGTAACACAGGTTCACAAGCTTTAGCAGTAACAGTTAGAAAGCTCTCGCTCAATGAAGTAGAATTTAAAGATGCTAAAAAAGTTATATTAAGAGAGAGCGGAATTTCTTTACTCAATGGGTTTATATTTGCTAGTATTATGAGCATTATAGCTTTCATATGGTTTAAAACAGCTCTTTTGGGGCTTGTTATAGCCTTATCAATGCTAATTAATCTAGCCTTAGCTGGTTTTGTAGGCTCTTTTGTGCCATTAACTTTAAAAAAATTTAAAATCGATCCTGCAGTAGGATCAAGTGTAGTAATTACTGCAATCACAGATGGTTTAGGATTTTTTAGCTTCTTACTTTTAGCAAAAATGATTTTATTATAA
- a CDS encoding replicative DNA helicase codes for MSQNNEHFDLDLERAILSSCIYSEDSFFSISSDIEINDFSLKAHQDIYKAILACVNAGEPISASFIRKHKKIDEQILAEVLATTSIADASKYAYELREKSIRRQLLNFAYTIPTRVNEDKSISQISDEIGKEIFNLTNRVNSNSIKDMTMVMSELMDEFKKQKEAENKDILGLDTGFSELNKMTKGFKPGDLVIIAARPGMGKTTICLNFIEKTLRQNKGVVMFSLEMPATQIMQRLISAKTSIPLQKILIADLNDDEWSRVGDACNEYAQKNLYIYDSGYASIADIRSILRKIKAQDESIELCVVDYIGLMMSNSAFNDRHLQVSEISRGLKLLARELNMPVVALSQLNRSLESRANKRPMLSDLRESGAIEQDADTILFVYRDEVYREQEEKERENKAKNEGKTYERKFMPNPVQEKAELIIGKNRNGPVGHVDLLFLKEKSCFIEAPKEDFVVTNFEG; via the coding sequence ATGAGTCAAAATAATGAGCATTTTGATTTAGATCTTGAAAGAGCGATTTTAAGCTCTTGTATTTATAGTGAAGATTCTTTTTTTAGTATTTCTTCAGATATTGAGATTAATGATTTTTCGCTCAAAGCTCATCAAGATATTTATAAAGCGATTTTAGCTTGCGTGAATGCAGGTGAGCCAATAAGTGCAAGTTTTATTAGAAAACATAAAAAAATAGACGAGCAAATTTTAGCTGAAGTTTTAGCTACTACTTCCATAGCAGATGCGAGTAAATATGCTTATGAACTAAGAGAAAAGTCCATTAGACGACAACTTTTAAATTTTGCTTATACTATACCTACAAGGGTTAATGAAGATAAAAGCATTTCTCAAATTTCAGATGAAATAGGCAAAGAGATTTTTAATCTTACCAACCGTGTAAATAGTAATAGTATTAAAGATATGACTATGGTTATGTCTGAGCTTATGGATGAGTTTAAAAAGCAAAAAGAAGCTGAAAACAAAGACATTTTAGGACTTGATACAGGTTTTAGCGAGCTTAATAAAATGACAAAGGGTTTTAAGCCTGGTGATCTTGTAATCATCGCTGCACGCCCAGGTATGGGAAAAACTACAATTTGTTTAAATTTTATAGAAAAAACACTAAGACAAAATAAAGGTGTTGTAATGTTTTCACTAGAAATGCCTGCTACACAAATCATGCAAAGATTAATCAGTGCAAAAACCTCCATTCCTTTGCAAAAAATTCTAATCGCAGATTTAAACGATGATGAGTGGAGTAGGGTGGGTGATGCTTGCAATGAATATGCGCAAAAAAATCTTTATATTTATGATAGCGGTTATGCTAGTATAGCTGATATTCGTTCGATTTTACGCAAAATTAAAGCCCAAGATGAAAGTATTGAGCTTTGTGTGGTAGATTATATCGGTCTTATGATGAGTAACTCAGCTTTTAATGATAGGCATTTGCAAGTGAGTGAAATTTCAAGAGGTTTAAAGCTTTTAGCAAGAGAATTAAATATGCCAGTGGTGGCACTTTCGCAATTAAATCGTTCATTAGAAAGTAGAGCAAATAAACGTCCTATGCTTAGCGATTTAAGAGAGAGTGGTGCTATAGAGCAAGATGCAGATACTATTTTATTTGTATATAGAGATGAGGTTTATAGAGAACAAGAAGAAAAAGAAAGAGAAAATAAAGCTAAAAATGAAGGCAAGACTTATGAGAGAAAATTTATGCCAAATCCTGTGCAAGAAAAGGCTGAACTCATTATAGGTAAAAATAGAAATGGTCCTGTAGGGCATGTGGATTTGCTTTTCTTGAAAGAAAAATCGTGCTTTATTGAAGCTCCAAAAGAAGATTTTGTGGTTACAAACTTTGAAGGTTAA
- a CDS encoding ribonuclease BN, which yields MNFKNLFKILLALRDKEILNYAAALSFYTILSLIPLLFLCFWVFTQIPSFEIYQERIKNLIFTFLIPTQQELIIQYINTFLKNSVNLGLIGLLAMALTSLAFFSGYDYVINKLLEEDSKSLWHSISSYWTLATLTPLGLGVSFYISGFIQKTLDDFNIALNFFEILPYVIIWALFFVSYSSSVSKKGDLKTLLISSFGASVIWYISKMIFVYYAVYNKTYLNVYGSFSVILFFFLWIYISWIIYLLGLKAYLLLNQENKGNKPKRNYKKS from the coding sequence ATGAATTTTAAAAACTTATTTAAAATTCTTTTAGCTTTAAGAGATAAAGAAATTTTAAATTATGCTGCGGCTTTGAGTTTTTATACTATCTTATCTTTAATACCACTTTTGTTTTTGTGTTTTTGGGTTTTTACCCAAATTCCAAGTTTTGAAATATATCAAGAAAGAATTAAAAATTTAATTTTTACTTTTTTAATCCCAACTCAACAAGAATTAATCATACAATACATCAATACATTTTTAAAAAACAGCGTAAATTTAGGACTTATAGGACTTTTGGCTATGGCTTTGACTTCTTTGGCTTTTTTTTCAGGTTATGATTATGTGATTAATAAGCTTTTAGAAGAAGATTCTAAAAGTCTTTGGCACAGTATAAGTTCTTATTGGACTTTAGCAACTTTAACTCCGCTTGGACTTGGGGTGAGTTTTTATATTTCAGGTTTTATACAAAAAACCTTAGATGATTTTAATATTGCTTTAAATTTTTTCGAGATTTTACCCTATGTGATTATATGGGCTTTATTTTTTGTCTCTTATTCAAGTTCAGTAAGCAAAAAAGGTGATTTAAAAACTTTACTTATTAGTTCTTTTGGTGCTTCTGTAATTTGGTATATTTCTAAGATGATTTTTGTATATTATGCTGTGTATAATAAAACTTATTTAAATGTATATGGTTCTTTTTCTGTAATATTATTTTTCTTTTTGTGGATTTATATTTCTTGGATTATTTATCTTTTAGGATTAAAGGCTTATTTGCTTTTAAATCAAGAAAATAAAGGGAATAAGCCCAAGAGAAACTACAAAAAGAGCTAA
- a CDS encoding plasminogen-binding N-terminal domain-containing protein yields the protein MILMLCCFLAFLQAKNFDLIQTKLEQVDDIYGYIKDDPRILLYSSGIVVHEIDTQKSIIARVSVIGRENGLVKLQFKVFDMLAQDAMPLPNVLPQVGDKIVLNYLYDRALIIAPDKSVYDFIAQKLNGIYFLHPDLFGAHMIQEYRQTPRRSDFRSFCSKNAVGLLVVALENKAEIVDCQDFGKIEEFNIPQAQSLQIPFYSRITGYKSDIFSLNDEAIGNYYVYYEKLISLTREK from the coding sequence ATTATCTTAATGCTTTGTTGTTTTTTAGCATTTTTACAAGCAAAAAATTTTGATTTAATACAAACAAAACTTGAACAAGTAGATGATATTTATGGTTATATAAAAGATGATCCTAGAATTTTATTGTACTCAAGTGGTATAGTTGTACATGAAATTGATACACAAAAATCTATCATTGCAAGAGTTAGTGTGATAGGGCGTGAAAATGGCTTAGTTAAATTGCAATTTAAAGTTTTTGATATGTTAGCTCAAGATGCTATGCCTTTACCAAATGTATTGCCACAAGTAGGCGATAAAATAGTTTTAAATTATTTATATGATAGAGCTTTGATTATAGCTCCTGATAAAAGTGTGTATGATTTTATAGCTCAAAAATTAAATGGAATTTATTTTTTACATCCTGATTTATTTGGTGCTCATATGATACAAGAATACCGCCAAACTCCAAGAAGATCTGACTTTAGATCTTTTTGTTCAAAAAATGCTGTGGGGCTTTTAGTAGTAGCTTTAGAAAATAAAGCTGAGATAGTTGATTGTCAAGACTTTGGCAAGATTGAAGAATTTAACATACCGCAAGCTCAAAGTTTACAAATTCCATTTTATTCAAGAATCACAGGTTATAAAAGTGATATTTTTAGCTTAAATGATGAGGCCATTGGAAATTATTATGTATATTATGAAAAACTAATTAGCTTAACTAGAGAAAAATAA